One region of Mucilaginibacter sp. 14171R-50 genomic DNA includes:
- the bshC gene encoding bacillithiol biosynthesis cysteine-adding enzyme BshC, which yields MDAACIDYKDTGYFSQTVIDYLDDVPELRSFYSQRPTLQGFAALFEHKKVIADRDLLAQVLLEQYFGNSQNNAPQLQSADMIRDCIGQLKNNDTYTVTTGHQLNIFTGPLYFIYKIVTTIKLCRQLKQAHPDKNFVPVYWMASEDHDFAEINYTNIGGKKVHWWYEASGATGRINPDTMRQAINQYKGVLGIDGHSAELGEMVETAYTKFDRLADATRYLVNALFGRYGLVIIDADDHRLKESFAPIMEQDIIRQNSFKNITAANAQLQKLGVHIQVNPREINFFYLRDNLRERIVFEEGRYSVMNTDISFTEAELKQEIKTAPERFSPNVVMRPLYQECILPNIAYVGGGAELVYWLELKSNFDYYKVDFPILVLRNSGLVIRKETAAKIKSMELAPAEIFKSADQIKNNWVKKHSNHDLTLADEWRELERVFEKIKLRSHKIDRTLEPSAAAVQARLKHAIENLQKKLVKAEKRNYHTRLEQIEHIKADIFPNNSLQERTENFGLSYVKWGQLFIDELIRNFEPLDFKFTVLTE from the coding sequence ATGGACGCAGCCTGTATTGACTATAAAGACACGGGATACTTTTCCCAAACGGTTATCGATTATCTGGACGACGTTCCGGAGCTGAGGTCATTTTATAGTCAGCGCCCTACCCTGCAGGGCTTCGCCGCACTTTTTGAACATAAAAAGGTAATTGCCGACCGCGACCTGCTAGCTCAGGTTTTATTGGAGCAATATTTTGGTAATTCGCAAAACAATGCGCCCCAATTGCAATCGGCCGATATGATCCGCGATTGTATCGGGCAGTTAAAAAATAACGACACCTATACCGTTACCACCGGGCACCAGCTGAACATATTTACAGGTCCGCTATATTTTATATACAAGATAGTAACCACTATAAAGCTGTGCAGGCAACTAAAACAAGCCCACCCCGATAAAAATTTTGTGCCGGTATATTGGATGGCATCCGAGGACCATGACTTTGCCGAAATAAATTATACCAATATAGGTGGTAAAAAGGTACACTGGTGGTACGAGGCCTCAGGCGCAACGGGGCGCATAAACCCCGACACCATGCGGCAGGCCATCAACCAATACAAGGGCGTTTTGGGTATTGACGGGCACTCGGCCGAACTGGGTGAAATGGTTGAAACCGCTTACACAAAATTCGACAGGCTTGCTGATGCTACCCGCTACCTGGTAAATGCACTGTTTGGCCGTTATGGCCTGGTTATTATTGATGCCGACGACCATCGCCTGAAGGAGTCTTTCGCCCCTATTATGGAGCAGGATATCATCCGGCAAAATAGCTTTAAAAATATAACTGCCGCCAACGCGCAGCTGCAAAAGCTTGGCGTGCATATACAGGTGAACCCGCGCGAAATAAACTTTTTTTACCTGAGGGATAACCTGCGCGAACGCATTGTTTTTGAGGAGGGCAGGTATAGTGTTATGAATACCGATATCAGCTTTACCGAGGCTGAATTAAAACAGGAAATAAAAACTGCGCCCGAAAGGTTTAGCCCTAATGTGGTAATGCGCCCGCTGTACCAGGAGTGTATTTTACCCAATATAGCCTATGTAGGTGGTGGTGCCGAACTGGTTTACTGGCTGGAGTTGAAGTCAAATTTCGATTACTACAAGGTTGATTTCCCGATATTGGTATTGCGCAATTCGGGCCTGGTTATCCGTAAAGAAACGGCTGCTAAAATAAAAAGCATGGAGCTTGCCCCTGCGGAGATATTTAAAAGCGCCGACCAGATCAAAAACAACTGGGTAAAAAAACACAGCAACCACGACCTTACGCTTGCCGACGAATGGCGCGAACTGGAGCGTGTTTTTGAAAAGATAAAATTGCGCTCGCATAAAATTGACCGTACGCTTGAGCCATCGGCAGCGGCGGTACAGGCTCGCCTTAAACACGCCATAGAGAATCTGCAAAAAAAGCTGGTAAAGGCCGAGAAGCGCAACTACCACACCCGCCTGGAACAGATAGAACACATCAAGGCCGATATATTCCCAAACAACAGCCTGCAGGAACGCACCGAAAATTTTGGATTAAGCTATGTGAAATGGGGCCAGCTTTTCATCGATGAACTGATCCGAAATTTCGAACCCCTTGATTTTAAGTTTACGGTGCTGACGGAATAA
- the msrA gene encoding peptide-methionine (S)-S-oxide reductase MsrA: MNIQKITLGNGCFWCTEAIFQALKGVTSVTSGYTGGHTKNPTYMDICNGDTGHAEVLEVEYDADILSFDELLLVFFKTHNPTTLNRQGNDVGTQYRSAIFYHTDEQKQQAEAMIKKLTDEKVFDKLIVTEVTPVSEFYKAEDYHQNYYNDNPMKPYCAFVIQPKLNKFAKEFTDKIKPELL, encoded by the coding sequence ATGAACATACAGAAAATAACATTGGGCAACGGTTGCTTTTGGTGCACCGAGGCTATCTTCCAGGCGCTTAAGGGCGTAACATCGGTAACGTCGGGCTACACCGGCGGGCACACCAAAAACCCCACTTATATGGACATCTGCAACGGCGATACCGGCCATGCCGAGGTGTTGGAAGTTGAGTATGACGCGGATATATTATCTTTTGACGAACTGCTGCTGGTTTTCTTTAAAACGCACAACCCCACTACGCTTAACCGCCAGGGCAATGATGTAGGCACACAATACCGTTCGGCCATTTTTTACCACACCGACGAGCAAAAGCAGCAGGCCGAAGCCATGATCAAAAAGCTAACCGACGAAAAGGTTTTTGATAAACTCATTGTAACCGAGGTTACCCCCGTTAGCGAGTTTTACAAGGCCGAAGATTATCATCAAAATTATTACAACGATAACCCCATGAAGCCTTATTGCGCCTTTGTGATACAGCCCAAATTAAATAAGTTTGCCAAAGAATTTACGGATAAAATAAAGCCGGAACTATTGTAA
- a CDS encoding 5'-nucleotidase, lipoprotein e(P4) family, whose protein sequence is MKRSIIALLAATLLFTACTTQKKTENASIANNGKVWASVWQQRAAEYRALCFQAYNVAKLRLDEALKNPGSKPLAVVTDIDETILDNSPYDAARAITNKEYTLATWKTWTSKGQADTVPGAPEFFKYAASKGVAVFYITNRDEDERSGTIKNLRLYNMPDTDNDHVLLRQKTSSKEGRRKQVLANYNIVLLCGDNLADFDVLYDNKPAEQGRQAATGQLKKEFGNKYIVIPNVSYGDFEGALFNYNYGQSAAQKDSVIRVKLKVDKE, encoded by the coding sequence ATGAAAAGATCAATCATCGCCCTGCTTGCAGCAACCTTGCTATTTACAGCCTGCACCACACAAAAGAAAACCGAAAACGCGTCCATCGCCAACAACGGCAAAGTATGGGCATCGGTATGGCAGCAGCGGGCGGCCGAGTATAGGGCATTGTGTTTCCAGGCTTATAATGTAGCTAAGCTAAGGCTTGATGAAGCCCTGAAAAACCCCGGCAGCAAACCGCTGGCTGTAGTCACCGACATTGACGAAACTATATTAGATAACAGCCCCTACGATGCGGCGCGTGCTATCACCAATAAAGAATACACACTGGCCACCTGGAAGACATGGACAAGCAAAGGACAGGCCGATACGGTACCCGGCGCACCGGAGTTTTTTAAGTACGCGGCATCAAAGGGGGTGGCGGTTTTTTACATAACCAACCGCGACGAGGATGAGCGCTCAGGCACCATTAAAAACCTGCGATTGTATAACATGCCTGATACAGACAATGATCATGTACTGTTAAGGCAAAAAACATCAAGCAAAGAGGGTCGCCGCAAACAGGTATTGGCTAATTATAATATTGTTTTATTATGTGGCGACAACCTGGCCGATTTTGATGTGTTGTATGATAACAAACCCGCCGAACAAGGCAGGCAGGCGGCCACCGGGCAATTAAAAAAAGAGTTTGGCAATAAATATATTGTGATACCCAATGTATCCTACGGCGATTTTGAAGGCGCTTTATTCAATTACAATTACGGGCAATCAGCCGCACAAAAGGATTCTGTTATCAGGGTGAAACTTAAGGTGGATAAGGAATAA
- a CDS encoding beta-galactosidase, with product MLKRILACFVLVFGMLNIGRAQTDSHTFALGDSTFLLDGKPLQMISGEMHYTRIPREYWRERMKMAKAMGLNTIGTYVFWNAHEPVQGKYDFTGNNDIAEFVRIAKEEGLWVVMRPSPYVCAEWEFGGYPWWLLKNKNLKVRSKDPEFINAYRNYMIELGKQLAPLQINHGGNILMVQIENEYGSFSNDKEYLAQNEKIFREAGFDGLLFTCDGPGQMPAGYLPGFLPAVNGEDDPAKVKALINKYHNGKGPYYIAEWYPGWFDSWGKPHSGSNADEDAKKLDEVLSAGISINMYMFHGGTTRDFMNGANMSRTEAYAPQTSSYDYDAPLDEAGNPTPKYFKLRAIIAKHLPAGETLPDVPEKKRRTFALEVIKLTGVANLFSNLGTPVESDRPLSFEDIDQGYGFVLYRTTLANAASGLLKIKELRDYATVYLNGKRISVLDRRLKQDSLQLDNPNPNSVLDILVENNGRINYGPYLTDNRQGITDKVTLNGHELLGWKMYKFPFGTTEGFKYLPAQNQNELQPALYRGTFALRGVVDTYLDMSGFGKGFVFVNGHNLGKYWEIGPQQTLYVPAAWLKKGVNEVIVFDELKSGHTELSTFDHPVLNQVNSPASQK from the coding sequence ATGCTGAAGAGGATATTAGCTTGTTTCGTTTTAGTTTTTGGTATGCTTAATATTGGCAGGGCCCAAACTGATAGTCATACCTTCGCCCTGGGCGACAGCACCTTTTTGCTGGATGGTAAGCCGCTGCAAATGATCTCGGGCGAGATGCACTACACCCGTATACCACGTGAGTACTGGCGCGAGCGGATGAAGATGGCTAAAGCAATGGGCCTCAATACCATAGGTACCTACGTTTTCTGGAACGCGCACGAGCCGGTGCAGGGCAAGTATGATTTTACCGGCAACAACGATATAGCCGAATTTGTGCGTATAGCCAAAGAAGAAGGCCTTTGGGTGGTGATGCGCCCAAGCCCCTACGTATGCGCCGAGTGGGAATTTGGCGGTTACCCCTGGTGGCTGTTAAAGAACAAAAACCTTAAGGTACGCAGTAAGGACCCTGAATTTATCAACGCTTACCGTAACTACATGATAGAGTTGGGCAAACAGCTTGCGCCCTTGCAGATAAACCACGGCGGCAATATCCTGATGGTACAGATCGAAAACGAGTATGGCTCGTTCAGTAACGATAAAGAATACCTGGCCCAAAACGAAAAAATTTTCCGCGAGGCCGGTTTTGACGGCTTGCTGTTTACCTGCGATGGCCCAGGCCAGATGCCCGCTGGCTACCTGCCGGGGTTTCTACCTGCTGTAAACGGGGAGGATGATCCTGCTAAGGTAAAGGCGCTTATCAACAAATATCATAACGGCAAAGGCCCGTATTACATTGCCGAATGGTACCCCGGCTGGTTTGATAGCTGGGGCAAGCCGCATAGCGGCAGCAACGCCGATGAAGATGCCAAAAAGCTTGATGAGGTTTTATCGGCAGGGATTTCCATCAATATGTATATGTTTCATGGCGGTACTACGCGCGATTTTATGAATGGCGCCAACATGAGCCGTACCGAGGCTTATGCCCCTCAAACATCAAGCTATGATTATGATGCCCCGCTTGACGAGGCAGGCAACCCCACGCCAAAATATTTTAAATTAAGAGCAATTATTGCTAAACATTTACCTGCTGGCGAAACCCTGCCGGATGTGCCCGAAAAAAAGCGCCGTACCTTTGCTTTAGAGGTGATCAAGTTAACTGGCGTTGCAAACCTGTTCAGCAATTTAGGTACACCTGTAGAAAGCGACAGGCCGCTTAGCTTTGAGGATATTGACCAGGGCTACGGCTTTGTGTTGTACCGTACCACCCTGGCCAACGCTGCAAGCGGGTTGCTTAAAATTAAGGAACTGCGCGATTATGCCACCGTTTACCTTAATGGGAAACGCATCAGTGTGCTGGACAGGCGCTTAAAGCAGGACTCGCTGCAGTTGGATAACCCTAACCCAAACAGCGTGCTTGATATACTGGTAGAAAACAATGGCCGCATTAACTACGGCCCTTACTTAACCGATAACCGGCAAGGCATAACGGATAAAGTTACCCTGAACGGGCACGAGCTTTTAGGCTGGAAAATGTATAAGTTTCCATTTGGAACCACCGAGGGCTTTAAATACCTGCCGGCACAAAATCAGAACGAACTGCAGCCCGCCCTCTATCGCGGTACTTTCGCGCTGCGGGGCGTGGTTGATACTTACCTTGACATGAGTGGCTTTGGCAAAGGCTTTGTGTTCGTTAATGGCCATAACCTGGGCAAATACTGGGAGATCGGGCCGCAGCAAACGCTGTATGTGCCCGCAGCATGGCTAAAAAAAGGCGTTAACGAGGTAATTGTATTCGATGAACTTAAAAGCGGTCATACCGAATTATCAACCTTCGACCATCCGGTTTTAAACCAGGTAAACTCACCTGCCTCCCAAAAGTAA
- a CDS encoding aldose 1-epimerase family protein — protein sequence MITLENEFLKVAIDSKGAQLTSLFNKETGVEQLWQADPNVWAYHAPNLFPIVGGLLDNQLHVDGRAYPMNRHGFARQSDFILLDSDDVHAGFSLPYCEKTLAVFPFKFDFQVLYTLIDNALRVTYKLINRDDKPVYFSVGGHPAFNVPFNAGETFEDYYLEFEVQEKLASHLLNKEGLFSGETQPVSTPNKKLQLTRELFAQDALVFKNLQSRMVTIKSDKHDQSLSVEFPHFNYLGIWAKPGADFVCIEPWLGCADSAGEPKDIRQKENIQKVVVGHVFEASYYISV from the coding sequence ATGATCACGCTCGAAAATGAATTTCTGAAAGTTGCCATCGATAGCAAAGGCGCTCAGCTTACCTCGTTATTTAATAAAGAAACCGGAGTGGAACAATTGTGGCAGGCCGACCCGAACGTCTGGGCTTACCATGCGCCAAACCTGTTCCCTATTGTAGGTGGCCTGCTGGATAATCAGCTACACGTAGACGGGCGAGCCTATCCAATGAACAGGCACGGTTTTGCGCGCCAGTCGGATTTTATCCTGTTAGACAGCGATGACGTTCATGCGGGCTTTTCGCTACCCTACTGCGAGAAAACACTTGCAGTATTCCCTTTTAAATTCGATTTCCAGGTGTTGTACACGCTCATTGACAATGCCCTTAGGGTAACCTATAAGCTTATTAACCGGGATGATAAGCCGGTTTATTTTTCGGTTGGGGGGCACCCCGCCTTTAACGTACCGTTTAACGCAGGCGAAACATTTGAAGATTATTATCTGGAATTTGAGGTACAGGAAAAATTGGCATCGCACCTTTTAAACAAAGAGGGTTTGTTTAGCGGCGAAACGCAGCCTGTATCAACGCCAAACAAAAAACTACAGTTAACCCGCGAGTTGTTTGCGCAGGATGCGCTGGTATTTAAAAACTTACAATCGCGGATGGTTACCATTAAAAGCGACAAGCACGACCAAAGCCTGTCGGTGGAGTTTCCGCATTTTAATTACCTGGGCATATGGGCAAAACCCGGTGCCGACTTTGTTTGCATAGAACCCTGGCTTGGCTGTGCCGACTCAGCAGGGGAGCCAAAAGATATCAGGCAAAAAGAGAACATTCAGAAGGTGGTTGTCGGGCATGTTTTTGAAGCGTCGTACTATATCAGCGTATAA